The Amblyomma americanum isolate KBUSLIRL-KWMA chromosome 5, ASM5285725v1, whole genome shotgun sequence genome window below encodes:
- the LOC144134988 gene encoding uncharacterized protein LOC144134988 codes for MGARWLCLDLVLWSAIVTRANVTDSPGAGITLVAKDSAVYYISVFGKGKIEFPGVYEQEVPGASSGKHTVKSPRPYSKLQPGQPVFFIPLPPAAPRPEDMAAGPASVQGTSDGKRGAKKRAFCFSAGDAEMCVHLDLNTTRMTVVARRLDQTPRRGRVVVEGAVNKPRSVAAQTGAGRSWKDFLREKFWPSLPQKLLESRSKFDSAPSVFKEIIDVLSFKNLTPWRNSRWMEAMKATGLDASTEAEITREYKAMLQKPAEEDSKKQLVKDVLLLQKLLQLSKWPVELKWRGFVNGCKYLVPRKTARNTWQPYVEEKQTGVRENENTRQRRISKRILLRDSSAEVDESNEQPELMEDATQTNIYNARRTNLVWSPYGRLPTDSRDRYAGLKDHHKAERDNKNSHWGRRRSPVGYERAASYFAGNPANSQPDMFGTDEVSKTYRRMPAGNFRNRQRRHRTNTNEIEDAYRADKGRRSYPESSYNDLSFIPRRSRVLDHSRYRDARQPLKRRGRHRNGSKRKYARGRKRIHIQMYQQPSLTELVMNRNVLGMSPMRLVLFAETARLSNLPIEDRWDVLTMGFKLFSNESRVTEKHIKDIVGKFPEPALNTTFHDVMNSMIVVDLIFFNRSGDYYTWLKLKDLQPPISASLAKSRRVQRRLKRSPSICEAVHARYDSDLKVLILLKLTILNINGSYSNETDSLLSRNLTEGITADMVKDTLDTVRKENVSSGAISLEYSKQLNTMITACVSFLHDPRGASAEWAKGLARFDSRPINESKTLGLEVDKVMNKIKELNLSHATQRAMHELVFLKLLTLTNSSIFEAPWRDLLVTKWSNDSGKEAAKATSFSPLTVSLLHGFVYSGIRSYADFLIEQMRKVSEMAPFVRKAFLSQSEHPVSTNALTEEEEQSRILHLSTRDIPLREPYKTPTHEKNASIPATPPNAQDSLSKGSQIENKTKPSREAPSVPSLSENTQTQARTSTSLPVDGTTRPLITAMYQNASASQMNASTASTQIQSKG; via the exons ATGGGAGCACGTTGGCTGTGTCTTGACCTCGTGCTCTGGTCAGCGATTGTAACACGAGCGAACGTCACGGATAGCCCGG gtGCCGGCATCACGCTTGTTGCAAAGGACAGCGCCGTATATTATATATCAGTATTTGGCAAAGGAAAGATCGAATTTCCTGGCGTTTACGAGCAAGAAGTTCCAGGTGCGAGCTCAGGAAAACATACAGTGAAGTCTCCACGGCCTTACTCAAAACTACAGCCAGGGCAGCCTGTGTTCTTTATTCCCTTGCCACCAGCAGCACCTCGGCCTGAAGACATGGCCGCAGGGCCTGCTAGCGTTCAGGGCACTTCGGACGGAAAAAGAGGAGCGAAAAAGAGAGCGTTTTGCTTCAGCGCCGGAGACGCGGAGATGTGCGTGCACCTGGACCTGAACACCACCAGGATGACAGTCGTGGCTAGGAGACTGGACCAAACGCCGAGAAGGGGCCGCGTGGTCGTCGAGGGCGCTGTCAATAAACCGCGCTCCGTTGCTGCACAGACGGGGGCCGGAAGATCGTGGAAG GATTTCCTGAGGGAAAAATTCTGGCCGAGCCTACCACAGAAACTTCTGGAAAGCCGCTCGAAATTCGACAGTGCACCTTCTGTATTCAAAGAAATAATAGATGTGCTGTCGTTTAAAAACCTCACACCCTGGCGCAACAGCAGGTGGATGGAAGCAATGAAGGCTACAGGGCTAGATGCCAGCACAGAAGCAGAAATAACTCGAGAGTACAAAGCAATGCTGCAGAAACCTGCTGAAGAAGATTCAAAGAAACAGCTCGTGAAAGATGTATTGCTGTTACAAAAACTGCTGCAGCTCAGCAAGTGGCCTGTAGAGCTTAAATGGAGGGGATTCGTCAATGGCTGCAAGTATCTGGTCCCGAGAAAGACCGCAAGAAATACTTGGCAGCCGTATGTTGAGGAGAAGCAAACTGGTGTCAGAGAGAACGAGAACACCCGTCAAAGGCGCATATCCAAGCGTATTTTGCTGAGAGATTCTTCAGCGGAAGTGGATGAGTCAAATGAACAGCCGGAGCTTATGGAAGACGCTACGCAGACGAACATATACAATGCGAGGAGAACAAATCTCGTGTGGTCACCGTATGGTCGCCTTCCTACGGATTCACGAGACAGGTATGCTGGCTTGAAAGACCACCACAAAGCAGAAAGAGATAACAAAAACTCTCACTGGGGGCGTCGGCGTTCACCAGTTGGCTATGAAAGAGCCGCTTCGTACTTTGCCGGTAATCCTGCGAACTCCCAACCTGACATGTTCGGAACCGACGAGGTAAGCAAGACGTATCGAAGGATGCCTGCTGGAAACTTTCGAAACCGTCAGCGCCGTCACAGAACGAATACGAACGAAATAGAGGATGCCTACAGAGCTGATAAAGGCCGTCGTTCGTACCCTGAATCCAGCTACAATGACTTGTCTTTTATTCCGAGGCGAAGTCGTGTCCTTGATCACAGCCGCTACCGAGATGCTCGCCAGCCGCTAAAGCGGCGTGGGCGGCACCGAAACGGAAGCAAAAGAAAATATGCGCGCGGGAGGAAGCGAATACATATCCAGATGTATCAGCAGCCGTCTTTAACTGAACTCGTGATGAACCGTAACGTCCTAGGCATGTCGCCAATGAGGTTAGTCCTCTTCGCGGAGACAGCTCGTCTGAGCAATCTGCCTATCGAGGATAGATGGGACGTGCTCACAATGGGTTTTAAGCTattcagcaacgagagcagagTCACTGAGAAACATATAAAGGACATTGTCGGAAAGTTTCCGGAACCGGCTCTTAACACCACATTTCACGATGTCATGAACAGCATGATCGTGGTCGATCTAATCTTCTTTAACCGCTCTGGAGATTACTACACATGGCTGAAACTGAAAGATCTTCAGCCGCCTATCAGCGCCTCCCTCGCCAAAAGCCGACGAGTGCAGAGAAGGCTGAAACGCAGTCCTTCAATATGTGAAGCTGTGCACGCACGGTACGACAGTGATCTAAAGGTTCTGATATTATTGAAACTCACCATTCTCAATATAAACGGCTCCTACAGTAATGAAACCGACAGCCTCCTGTCTAGGAACTTGACTGAAGGTATAACGGCGGATATGGTAAAAGACACACTTGACACCGTGCGCAAAGAAAACGTATCGTCTGGAGCTATCTCTCTGGAATACTCCAAACAGCTGAACACGATGATAACCGCTTGCGTATCATTCCTACATGACCCCAGAGGTGCCTCAGCGGAGTGGGCCAAAGGTCTTGCGCGATTTGACTCGCGCCCCATAAATGAGAGCAAGACTCTCGGGCTCGAAGTGGACAAGGTCATGAACAAGATCAAAGAGCTGAATCTAAGTCATGCCACCCAACGCGCCATGCACGAACTCGTCTTTCTTAAACTCCTTACACTAACCAATTCGTCCATTTTCGAGGCGCCTTGGCGGGACCTGCTTGTTACCAAATGGTCTAACGACTCGGGGAAAGAAGCTGCCAAGGCAACAAGCTTTTCACCGCTGACAGTTAGTCTCTTGCACGGTTTTGTTTATAGCGGTATCCGCTCTTATGCTGACTTCTTGATCGAACAGATGAGAAAAGTATCCGAAATGGCGCCTTTTGTCAGGAAAGCCTTTTTGAGCCAGTCAGAGCATCCGGTAAGTACGAACGCACTAACTGAAGAAGAAGAACAGAGCCGCATTCTCCACCTCAGCACTCGAGATATTCCACTTCGAGAGCCGTACAAAACGCCAACGCACGAAAAGAATGCGAGTATCCCCGCGACGCCACCGAATGCACAGGATAGTTTGAGTAAAGGAAGCCAGATAGAAAATAAAACGAAGCCCTCAAGAGAAGCACCTTCGGTGCCTTCATTGAGTGAGAACACCCAAACACAAGCCAGGACGTCAACGAGCCTTCCGGTTGATGGGACAACTCGTCCCCTAATAACGGCCATGTACCAGAATGCTTCTGCAAGCCAAATGAATGCGAGTACAGCTTCAACTCAAATACAAAGCAAGGGATAA